The window gtattctttgttttctttgggaaCTGTTACATAAGTTCTGCTTGACATgattctttgtgttttgtttggcttttaCTGTTGCTTGGGCAGgggaaattaattttataaaattaagcaaCTACTTATTTCATGGTAGTCAGTGGAAAAGGGACAGTATGCAGAAATGAACCTCAACTTCAGATACTAAGTAAAAACTCTTATTCTGTAACTGTCATCTGTTAACAAAAATCCAGTCTTCCGgcctggtgtagtggctcacgtgtgtaatcccagcactttgggaggtcgaggcgggaggaaaacctgaggttgggagttcgagagcagcctgaccaacatggaaaaatcccatctttactaaaaatacaaaattagccgggtgtggtggtgcatgcctgtaatcctagctactctggaggctgaggcagaagaatcacttgaacccgagaaggggaggttgcagtgagccaaaatcgcgccattgcactccagcctgggcaataagagtgaaactccgtctcaaacaaaacaaaacaaaaaacaaaacaaaaaatccagtcTTCCAAGCATGGCACATCTCTCTTAAGGACCAGAAATGGATTTCAAACCATCCTGTTGTATCTTTTCCTCAGAGAAGGAACTGCTGCTTCTCTCTGTCGCTATCTAGAAACCAGCAGGCTCCATGATGGCtacttataaatttatttataaaacattttaccaGTGAGTGATGTCTCAAGTGAGAGGTGGTAACAGATACACAAAGCAGTTTATAGCATGCAATATTTCAATGCCTCTGAGAGGTAGAAACAGCTTGTGCTCTCAGACGGCCCTCAGTCCTTCCCCTTGTCATCTTTCTGTCCTAGACTGTGTCCTAACTGCTCACAAGGGTTCAGCGGCATGCAAACAGTCTTTAATTGGTTTTCTTCAAAGAGGCATTGTTGACTGGAAAGACTGGCTTGTATTTAAACTCTGCtctttttgcaaatgacagactTTCTCAACAGTATTTCAGAGGAAATTTTGTTCTGAACAGTTAACTGAATCTGACCAGATTACAGACAGCACCACCCATATTACTCAATGCTAAGACACAgcatctttgattttctgtatgtCATAACATTCTGAAGCTTGAGTTACCGATGGAGCCATTTTTGCAACTACACATCCTCCTTATAGTTCTTGCTTTCCTTTCAAGCAGATCACAGGGCCCAGGGCAAGATGATTTCCTTGAGGAGAAGTAGCCTGAGCCTTAGAAATGCAATTTGTATAACTGACCAGCCTGGCTTTCCCCCTCCTTTAGGAATctgattcttcttcctcttcctcctcctcctcttccgtCACATGACTCTTTGTGCTCAGCTCCAGGGTTGTTTGGTTGATTGATGCTTCATTGTCTACATGCACCAACATCTGTATTGGCCAAGGGCATCACAGATTAGCAGGAAAGATGCTGGCCTCAAAACAGCAAATTcttaaaaatgacttaaaatcaGATCTCAATTGCATATCTATCCCCAGTACTTATGACTAAGAGGTATGGCCACTTTCCTTTTATACCCCCACCTCCATTACCAAAATGGGGCAACAGTAAATGCCCCAGATTCAGTAGAATGTTACCTCATTTACAAACATTATTACACAAAGCTCCATAAGATTTGTGCCAACTTACATGTGCTGCTGTATCATGGTTTTAAATGTCTTAACACACAAAATCTGGGAGAACTGCTCAAATATTGTGTACTTAGATTTTGCTGACTTACTTGAGGGCATTTGGTAAGAGATGAGTATGATGAGAACTGGAGCTCATCTTTTAGCACTGTGCCTTGTACTTGAAGCCACACTCTTGAATCTCAAGGTTACTTATTCACAAAAAATCAAGAGTTTTGACATCGTCCTACAAAAATCTCCACTCTCCCCCGGGTTCATCTGAGTAACTAGACAGAATGGATGACGAGGAGGATGGAGGTAAAACATTAGTAACTACTTAATTAATTAGTGTATAACTAGCTGGTAGGAAGGTGGTTAATGGAGAGTTGCCACCTTATTAAACCAGAAAACTGTTATCAGCACTTCTCAGAGCCCTTTGGGCTAGGTAATGTGATTTACAACAGTTCTTCACCACCCAAGCAGCATGGGAGCAGAGCAGACTTTGCATTCTCTCCTAGGCCTGCACTTGATTAAGCTTACATCATGTGACTGTTCAGGTACAGTGTGAGAAGACAGCATCTCATCCCCTCTTCTAGAACTGATCATTGATTGGAGGGCTAATTCTTCAACCTAGAAAAGAAGAGTTGAGGACACTTTTCCTTACTATTTCACTGGACTACTGATGTGGGTAAACTGCTGGGCACACTATGAAACATTTGCATCAAGAGAGGGAATGAAAACTATCTCTGTGTTGCTCTAGAGGGAAAGTTGAGGGGGTAGGCTCTTaggttttctctcttttaagGAGATGAGTAAAGAAAGACTCTAGCCCTTCTCCCCTGGGCTGAACAGGTGTTCTGGCTGAGTCATGGCTTCCACTTCTACAGACCTAGCAACTCAAAGTACAAGTGTGTCATTAAAACAGCCAGGTGTCATCTGATTCCTCAGAGAGAGAGATTCCCTGGACCTGAGGCTGTTACTCAGTAATGAGAACGTGAAGGAAAGAAGAATAGAAAACAGAGGTGTTTGCTGAAGCATAAGGAAATCTGGGCTTTGGAGGTGGTCATCAATACACTCATTAAGTACTTGTAAGGGTACCGTGGCAATATAGAAACACAAATAAGTGGAGGGCATTATGACTTCCctaaggaggccgggcgcggtggctcacgcctgtaatcccagcactttgggaggctgaggcgggcggatcatgaggtcaggagatcgagaacatcctggctaacactgtgaaaccccgtctctactaaaagtataactTCCCTAAGGAAAAATGCTTATGATTTTGATATGTCACAGGTGTACAATACTTTTCCTTTTACAAAGGGCTTTGGTAATCCTCACCTCATATGGACTTAAAGTTTCTGAAAAAGGGCcgagcccagtggctcacgcctgtaatcccagcacttagggaggaagaggcaggtggatcacctgaggtcaggagttcgagaacaccttggccaacatggtgaaaccccgtctctactaaatacaaaaaattagcccggcgtggtggcacatgcctgtaatcccagctacttgggaggctgagacaggagaatcccttgaacccgggaggcggaggttgcagtgagccaagattgcgccaccgcactctaggctgagcaacaagagcgaaactctgtctcaaaaaaaagattctgaaaagAATGCTGAGCAGGGATTAGCATAATAACCTccctgggacttttttttttttttttaaggcagggtctcccCATATAGTtgcatgctggagtgcagtggcacaatctgggctctcTACAGCTTTGACCACCTGGACTttggccatcctcccacctcagtttcccaagtagctggactacaggcacgcaccaccacgctcagctaattttaatttttttttgtaaggccggccgcagtggctcacgcctgtaatctcagcactttggaaggccgaggcgggctgatcgcttgagctcaggagttcgaaaccagcctgggcaacatggtgaaaccccgtctctactaaaaatacaaaaattagccgggcgtggtggtgcacacctgtaatcccagctacttgggaaggtgaagcacgagaatcgcttgaacccagaaggcggaggttgcagtgagccgagatcatgtcactgcactccagcctgggcgatacagtgaggccctgtctcaattttttgtagagacgaggtctcactatattgcccggGCTGAGGGGCTGCATTAAGCACAGGTTTGGGAAGTGGCCCACGTGGGCCTAAATCCCGACTCCTCCTCAAGGCCATGGCGTCAGTAACAAGAGCCACCGGAAGCTCCAGACGTTAGGACAAGTCTCTTctcccagggcctcagtttcttccttggTAGCATGGGAGGATCTAGGAGTTCCTTCTGGCTTGGCAAAACTAGAGCATTTCAAGCGccaaaacaaactagaaaacagCAGCTCAGGAGGAAGGGGTCGGTGGCCAGAGGGGTCTAGGCGAGCCTTCGGGAGGGAGCACTTCCTCAGCGTGCTGTCTGAGGGCGATGAACATTTACAGGAAGCAGCAGGTAGGACTGCACTTGCCAAACACAGATCCCTGAGCCTCACCCTAGACTTGCGAGGTCACGATTCTGAAAGATAGGGCCTAAGAAGCGCACAGcaaactccccaggtgattca is drawn from Homo sapiens chromosome 15, GRCh38.p14 Primary Assembly and contains these coding sequences:
- the SNAPC5 gene encoding snRNA-activating protein complex subunit 5 isoform 2 (isoform 2 is encoded by transcript variant 2), whose translation is MLSRLQELRKEEETLLRLKAALHDQLNRLKMLVHVDNEASINQTTLELSTKSHVTEEEEEEEEEESDS
- the SNAPC5 gene encoding snRNA-activating protein complex subunit 5 isoform 3 (isoform 3 is encoded by transcript variant 3), which gives rise to MISSRRGDEMLSSHTVPEQSHDMLVHVDNEASINQTTLELSTKSHVTEEEEEEEEEESDS
- the SNAPC5 gene encoding snRNA-activating protein complex subunit 5 isoform 1 (isoform 1 is encoded by transcript variant 1), with the protein product MLSRLQELRKEEETLLRLKAALHDQLNRLKVEELALQSMISSRRGDEMLSSHTVPEQSHDMLVHVDNEASINQTTLELSTKSHVTEEEEEEEEEESDS